The Chitiniphilus purpureus sequence TGCGCCGTGTTGCCCGCATGCGTGCAGCCCGGCCGACTCGGATTGGAATAAAGCGGCCACGGCAAGTTGCCGCCTTTTTGGCGGAAACTGGCGTCGGACGATGCCGACAAGCCGGAATGCATCGGGCGGCACCAAGGGCAATCAAGCTGACAGCAACGGCATGTTTCATCAGCATAAGGGGCCCGTTGCGTGCTGCGCTACTAATCAAGCAGACCGACTGAGCAGATCACCACGGCTGTGGTGAAAGAAGCCCGTTCCGGTCGCTGTGATGAGCAGGATCCTGGGGTATGCGGGGTCAAAGGGAGGGGCAATTGAACTCCAGCCGGGCGAGCGTGTTGTTCTGGCTCACTGCTATATCCCATGACCATTTGGCCGGTCTTTGAGTCAACGGTTTCCCTTCCATCCAGGTCAATGAACTTCAACGGATTGCTGTTCGCATAACCATACCGATTGAACGAATGGATCATGTTCCGCCCCACCTAATCCACCGGATCGATCGCCATGAACCGTCCCAGCAGCGGGTCGTACCAGCGCGCCCCATAGTCGCTCAGCCCGATCCTGTCCTCATGCGGCTTGCCGGTGAACCACTGGGTGTTCTCGGTGGTGGCCCCCACCAGCTTCTCGCCGTACGGCCGGTAGTGGGTCCGCC is a genomic window containing:
- a CDS encoding RHS repeat domain-containing protein; the protein is MASHSDPAGSPLAATNQSGTLLWRTHYRPYGEKLVGATTENTQWFTGKPHEDRIGLSDYGARWYDPLLGRFMAIDPVD